A genome region from Camelina sativa cultivar DH55 chromosome 10, Cs, whole genome shotgun sequence includes the following:
- the LOC104717875 gene encoding serine/threonine-protein kinase fray2 isoform X1, with translation MGFRLVLEAVLKRRKKMLGGGSTGGVGRGGSGSGKEQRGYSLNPKDYKLLEEVGHGASAVVYRAIYLPTNEVVAIKCLDLDRCNTNLDDIRRESQTMSLIDHPNVIKSFCSFSVDHSLWVVMQFMAQGSCLHLMKTAYSDGFEESAICCVLKETLKALDYLHKQGHIHRDVKAGNILLDDNGEIKLGDFGVSACLFDNGDRQRARNTFVGTPCWMAPEVLQQGNGYNSKADIWSFGITALELAHGHAPFSKYPPMKVLLMTIQNAPPGLDYDRDKKFSKSFKEMVAMCLVKDQTKRPTAEKLLKHSCFKHTKPPELSVKTLFSELPPLWSRVKSLQAKDAQQLALKRMATADEEAISKSEYQRGVSAWNFDVRDLKTQASLLIDDDDLAESKEDEEIFCTQFNKVNDREQVFDRLQPCENMNGKEKASNTEVDEPYCEEKFTFITTASSLERMSPNSEHDIPEAKVKPVRRQSQSGPLTSRTVLSHSASEKGHIYERSESEQQTAPTVRRAPSFSGPLNLPTRASANSLSAPNKYSGGFRDSLDDKSKANLVQKGRFSVTSGNVDLAKDVPTSIVPRRSPQASPLRKSASVGNWMLEPRMPTVQPQTIKELSSHPTSSTLIMPQLQHLFQQNSIQQDLIMNLLNSIQPAVATEGSHSGKLPPLPRSDSNGNVETAACERERLLLSSISDLRARLDDLTEELDIEKTKYNQLQQKLKAFTGREQV, from the exons ATGGGGTTTCGACTTGTTCTCGA GGCGGTTTTAAAGCGACGGAAGAAGATGCTGGGAGGAGGTAGTACCGGTGGTGTTGGTCGTGGGGGTAGTGGTAGTGGGAAGGAGCAGAGAGGTTACTCTTTGAATCCTAAAGACTATAAGTTATTGGAAGAAGTTGGACATGGAGCTAGCGCTGTTGTTTATCGAGCGATCTATCTCCCTACTAATGAAGTCGTCGCTATTAAGTGTTTGGATCTCGATCGATGCAATACCAATCTG gatGATATAAGGAGGGAATCTCAGACGATGAGTTTGATAGACCATCCCAACGTTATAAAGTCTTTTTGTTCATTTTCTGTCGACCACAGTCTTTGGGTCGTTATGCAGTTCATGGCACAGGGTTCCTGTTTGCATCTTATGAAGACTGCCTATTCTGACGGTTTTGAAGAGTCTGCTATATGTTGTGTACTCAAAGAAACTCTTAAAGCTCTTGATTATCTTCATAAACAAGGCCACATCCATCGTGATGTTAAG GCTGGTAACATACTTCTTGATGACAATGGGGAGATTAAGCTTGGCGATTTTGGCGTTTCTGCTTGCTTGTTTGATAACGGTGATAGGCAGCGTGCAAGGAACACATTTGTTGGTACTCCTTGCTG GATGGCACCAGAAGTCTTGCAGCAGGGAAATGGATACAATTCCAA GGCTGATATCTGGTCATTTGGTATAACAGCGCTTGAATTGGCCCATGGTCATGCACCATTCTCAAAATATCCCCCCATGAAG GTGCTCCTAATGACTATTCAAAACGCACCTCCTGGCCTTGATTATGATCGTGATAAGAAATTTTCCAAG TCCTTTAAAGAAATGGTTGCAATGTGTTTGGtgaaagatcaaacaaaaaggCCAACTGCTGAAAAATTGCTAAAGCACTCCTGTTTCAAACACACGAAGCCTCCAGAGCTTTCTGTGAAAACGCTATTTTCCGAATTACCACCTCTTTGGTCACGTGTAAAATCTCTTCAG GCGAAGGATGCTCAACAGCTTGCATTAAAAAGAATGGCCACTGCTGACGAGGAAGCTATATCAAAG AGCGAATATCAAAGAGGAGTGAGCGCTTGGAATTTTGACGTCAGAGACTTGAAAACACAAGCATCTTTG CTAATTGATGACGATGATCTAGCAGAGAgtaaggaagatgaagaaatattCTGTACACAATTTAATAAG GTGAATGACAGAGAGCAAGTATTTGATAGGCTGCAACCATGTGAAAACATGAACGGAAAGGAAAAAGCTTCCAATACTGAGGTGGATGAACCATACTGCGAAGAGAAATTCACTTTCATTACAACTGCATCTTCTTTAGAACGAATGTCACCAAATTCAGAGCATGACATTCCCGAGGCCAAGGTTAAGCCAGTAAGACGCCAAAGCCAGAGTGGACCACTTACAAGCAGGACCGTATTAAGCCACTCGGCTTCAGAGAAAGGTCACATCTATGAAAG ATCCGAGAGTGAACAACAGACGGCACCAACAGTCCGAAGAGCACCTAGCTTTAGTGGTCCTTTAAATCTTCCAACCCGTGCTTCTGCAAACAGTTTGTCAGCTCCCAACAAATACTCAGGAG GATTCCGTGATTCTCTGGATGATAAGTCAAAGGCTAATCTGGTTCAGAAAGGACGATTCTCAGTAACATCAGGAAATGTAGATCTTGCAAAG GATGTTCCAACAAGTATAGTACCTCGTCGATCTCCACAG GCGTCCCCACTCAGAAAATCTGCAAGTGTGGGTAACTGGATGCTTGAGCCCAGAATG CCAACAGTTCAGCCTCAGACCATCAAGGAGTTAAGTAGCCATCCGACGTCTTCCACACTCATCATGCCTCAACTTCAACATCTATTTCAGCAAAACTCAATACAACAA GATCTTATTATGAATTTACTGAATAGTATACAACCCGCGGTGGCAACAGAAG GTTCTCATTCTGGAAAGTTACCACCTTTGCCTCGCTCAGACAGTAATGGAAAC GTTGAAACGGCGGCTTGTGAGAGGGAGAGGTTACTACTTAGCAGTATCTCTGACCTCCGTGCTAG GCTGGACGACTTAACAGAGGAACTCgatatagagaaaacaaaatacaaccAA CTGCAACAGAAACTGAAAGCATTCACGGGTCGCGAACAAGTGTAA
- the LOC104717874 gene encoding uncharacterized protein LOC104717874 has product MCRSTSFERYVEKESLKVKAFYVRFTGLPTSRQSLPDSLTLLYPPRINEAAFELDGSKIRPDSPAFVTLHRVVKGGDVIYGSRERVRVWDGIRFEVYMSEERVVKGFFRKDEGENWKLECECEMEEDGTAEVVVAAEGHVATATMARKHRRRRKQRIGFECLEEIPEERGEGRESDGGVCFCTCSAGEGEWEEVEWTAEMESETEGMGWAVDLGIWVMCLGVGYLVSKASTKTLTSRRRRRTRTFF; this is encoded by the coding sequence ATGTGTAGATCGACGAGTTTCGAGCGTTACGTTGAGAAAGAGAGCTTAAAGGTTAAAGCTTTCTACGTCCGCTTCACTGGTTTACCCACCAGCCGACAATCTTTACCCGACTCTCTCACTCTTCTCTACCCACCTCGAATCAACGAAGCTGCTTTCGAGCTCGACGGCTCCAAGATCCGACCCGATTCCCCTGCTTTCGTTACCCTCCACAGGGTCGTCAAAGGAGGAGACGTTATCTACGGGTCTAGGGAACGTGTTCGGGTCTGGGATGGGATCCGTTTCGAGGTGTACATGAGCGAGGAGAGGGTCGTCAAAGGTTTTTTCAGAAAAGACGAAGGAGAGAACTGGAAACTTGAGTGTGAGTGTGAGATGGAGGAGGATGGAACAGCGGAGGTTGTTGTTGCGGCTGAGGGACACGTGGCGACGGCGACTATGGCGAGAAAACATAGACGGAGGAGGAAGCAGAGGATTGGGTTCGAGTGTTTGGAGGAGATAccggaagagagaggggaagggAGGGAATCTGACGGCGGCGTGTGTTTTTGCACGTGTAGCGCCGGAGAGGGAGAGTGGGAGGAGGTGGAATGGACGGCTGAGATGGAGTCTGAGACGGAGGGGATGGGATGGGCCGTTGATTTGGGGATTTGGGTTATGTGTTTGGGTGTTGGCTATTTGGTGTCTAAAGCCTCTACCAAAACCTTGACaagccgaagaagaagacgaacaagAACGTTCTTCTAG
- the LOC104717875 gene encoding serine/threonine-protein kinase fray2 isoform X3 translates to MGFRLVLEAVLKRRKKMLGGGSTGGVGRGGSGSGKEQRGYSLNPKDYKLLEEVGHGASAVVYRAIYLPTNEVVAIKCLDLDRCNTNLDDIRRESQTMSLIDHPNVIKSFCSFSVDHSLWVVMQFMAQGSCLHLMKTAYSDGFEESAICCVLKETLKALDYLHKQGHIHRDVKAGNILLDDNGEIKLGDFGVSACLFDNGDRQRARNTFVGTPCWMAPEVLQQGNGYNSKADIWSFGITALELAHGHAPFSKYPPMKVLLMTIQNAPPGLDYDRDKKFSKSFKEMVAMCLVKDQTKRPTAEKLLKHSCFKHTKPPELSVKTLFSELPPLWSRVKSLQAKDAQQLALKRMATADEEAISKSEYQRGVSAWNFDVRDLKTQASLLIDDDDLAESKEDEEIFCTQFNKVNDREQVFDRLQPCENMNGKEKASNTEVDEPYCEEKFTFITTASSLERMSPNSEHDIPEAKVKPVRRQSQSGPLTSRTVLSHSASEKGHIYERSESEQQTAPTVRRAPSFSGPLNLPTRASANSLSAPNKYSGGFRDSLDDKSKANLVQKGRFSVTSGNVDLAKDVPTSIVPRRSPQPTVQPQTIKELSSHPTSSTLIMPQLQHLFQQNSIQQDLIMNLLNSIQPAVATEGSHSGKLPPLPRSDSNGNVETAACERERLLLSSISDLRARLDDLTEELDIEKTKYNQLQQKLKAFTGREQV, encoded by the exons ATGGGGTTTCGACTTGTTCTCGA GGCGGTTTTAAAGCGACGGAAGAAGATGCTGGGAGGAGGTAGTACCGGTGGTGTTGGTCGTGGGGGTAGTGGTAGTGGGAAGGAGCAGAGAGGTTACTCTTTGAATCCTAAAGACTATAAGTTATTGGAAGAAGTTGGACATGGAGCTAGCGCTGTTGTTTATCGAGCGATCTATCTCCCTACTAATGAAGTCGTCGCTATTAAGTGTTTGGATCTCGATCGATGCAATACCAATCTG gatGATATAAGGAGGGAATCTCAGACGATGAGTTTGATAGACCATCCCAACGTTATAAAGTCTTTTTGTTCATTTTCTGTCGACCACAGTCTTTGGGTCGTTATGCAGTTCATGGCACAGGGTTCCTGTTTGCATCTTATGAAGACTGCCTATTCTGACGGTTTTGAAGAGTCTGCTATATGTTGTGTACTCAAAGAAACTCTTAAAGCTCTTGATTATCTTCATAAACAAGGCCACATCCATCGTGATGTTAAG GCTGGTAACATACTTCTTGATGACAATGGGGAGATTAAGCTTGGCGATTTTGGCGTTTCTGCTTGCTTGTTTGATAACGGTGATAGGCAGCGTGCAAGGAACACATTTGTTGGTACTCCTTGCTG GATGGCACCAGAAGTCTTGCAGCAGGGAAATGGATACAATTCCAA GGCTGATATCTGGTCATTTGGTATAACAGCGCTTGAATTGGCCCATGGTCATGCACCATTCTCAAAATATCCCCCCATGAAG GTGCTCCTAATGACTATTCAAAACGCACCTCCTGGCCTTGATTATGATCGTGATAAGAAATTTTCCAAG TCCTTTAAAGAAATGGTTGCAATGTGTTTGGtgaaagatcaaacaaaaaggCCAACTGCTGAAAAATTGCTAAAGCACTCCTGTTTCAAACACACGAAGCCTCCAGAGCTTTCTGTGAAAACGCTATTTTCCGAATTACCACCTCTTTGGTCACGTGTAAAATCTCTTCAG GCGAAGGATGCTCAACAGCTTGCATTAAAAAGAATGGCCACTGCTGACGAGGAAGCTATATCAAAG AGCGAATATCAAAGAGGAGTGAGCGCTTGGAATTTTGACGTCAGAGACTTGAAAACACAAGCATCTTTG CTAATTGATGACGATGATCTAGCAGAGAgtaaggaagatgaagaaatattCTGTACACAATTTAATAAG GTGAATGACAGAGAGCAAGTATTTGATAGGCTGCAACCATGTGAAAACATGAACGGAAAGGAAAAAGCTTCCAATACTGAGGTGGATGAACCATACTGCGAAGAGAAATTCACTTTCATTACAACTGCATCTTCTTTAGAACGAATGTCACCAAATTCAGAGCATGACATTCCCGAGGCCAAGGTTAAGCCAGTAAGACGCCAAAGCCAGAGTGGACCACTTACAAGCAGGACCGTATTAAGCCACTCGGCTTCAGAGAAAGGTCACATCTATGAAAG ATCCGAGAGTGAACAACAGACGGCACCAACAGTCCGAAGAGCACCTAGCTTTAGTGGTCCTTTAAATCTTCCAACCCGTGCTTCTGCAAACAGTTTGTCAGCTCCCAACAAATACTCAGGAG GATTCCGTGATTCTCTGGATGATAAGTCAAAGGCTAATCTGGTTCAGAAAGGACGATTCTCAGTAACATCAGGAAATGTAGATCTTGCAAAG GATGTTCCAACAAGTATAGTACCTCGTCGATCTCCACAG CCAACAGTTCAGCCTCAGACCATCAAGGAGTTAAGTAGCCATCCGACGTCTTCCACACTCATCATGCCTCAACTTCAACATCTATTTCAGCAAAACTCAATACAACAA GATCTTATTATGAATTTACTGAATAGTATACAACCCGCGGTGGCAACAGAAG GTTCTCATTCTGGAAAGTTACCACCTTTGCCTCGCTCAGACAGTAATGGAAAC GTTGAAACGGCGGCTTGTGAGAGGGAGAGGTTACTACTTAGCAGTATCTCTGACCTCCGTGCTAG GCTGGACGACTTAACAGAGGAACTCgatatagagaaaacaaaatacaaccAA CTGCAACAGAAACTGAAAGCATTCACGGGTCGCGAACAAGTGTAA
- the LOC104717875 gene encoding serine/threonine-protein kinase fray2 isoform X4 translates to MSKLLSLCCFIHSGSGKAWRDDIRRESQTMSLIDHPNVIKSFCSFSVDHSLWVVMQFMAQGSCLHLMKTAYSDGFEESAICCVLKETLKALDYLHKQGHIHRDVKAGNILLDDNGEIKLGDFGVSACLFDNGDRQRARNTFVGTPCWMAPEVLQQGNGYNSKADIWSFGITALELAHGHAPFSKYPPMKVLLMTIQNAPPGLDYDRDKKFSKSFKEMVAMCLVKDQTKRPTAEKLLKHSCFKHTKPPELSVKTLFSELPPLWSRVKSLQAKDAQQLALKRMATADEEAISKSEYQRGVSAWNFDVRDLKTQASLLIDDDDLAESKEDEEIFCTQFNKVNDREQVFDRLQPCENMNGKEKASNTEVDEPYCEEKFTFITTASSLERMSPNSEHDIPEAKVKPVRRQSQSGPLTSRTVLSHSASEKGHIYERSESEQQTAPTVRRAPSFSGPLNLPTRASANSLSAPNKYSGGFRDSLDDKSKANLVQKGRFSVTSGNVDLAKDVPTSIVPRRSPQASPLRKSASVGNWMLEPRMPTVQPQTIKELSSHPTSSTLIMPQLQHLFQQNSIQQDLIMNLLNSIQPAVATEGSHSGKLPPLPRSDSNGNVETAACERERLLLSSISDLRARLDDLTEELDIEKTKYNQLQQKLKAFTGREQV, encoded by the exons ATGTCGAAGTTGCTAAGTTTATGCTGCTTCATACATAGTGGCAGCGGTAAAGCTTGGAGG gatGATATAAGGAGGGAATCTCAGACGATGAGTTTGATAGACCATCCCAACGTTATAAAGTCTTTTTGTTCATTTTCTGTCGACCACAGTCTTTGGGTCGTTATGCAGTTCATGGCACAGGGTTCCTGTTTGCATCTTATGAAGACTGCCTATTCTGACGGTTTTGAAGAGTCTGCTATATGTTGTGTACTCAAAGAAACTCTTAAAGCTCTTGATTATCTTCATAAACAAGGCCACATCCATCGTGATGTTAAG GCTGGTAACATACTTCTTGATGACAATGGGGAGATTAAGCTTGGCGATTTTGGCGTTTCTGCTTGCTTGTTTGATAACGGTGATAGGCAGCGTGCAAGGAACACATTTGTTGGTACTCCTTGCTG GATGGCACCAGAAGTCTTGCAGCAGGGAAATGGATACAATTCCAA GGCTGATATCTGGTCATTTGGTATAACAGCGCTTGAATTGGCCCATGGTCATGCACCATTCTCAAAATATCCCCCCATGAAG GTGCTCCTAATGACTATTCAAAACGCACCTCCTGGCCTTGATTATGATCGTGATAAGAAATTTTCCAAG TCCTTTAAAGAAATGGTTGCAATGTGTTTGGtgaaagatcaaacaaaaaggCCAACTGCTGAAAAATTGCTAAAGCACTCCTGTTTCAAACACACGAAGCCTCCAGAGCTTTCTGTGAAAACGCTATTTTCCGAATTACCACCTCTTTGGTCACGTGTAAAATCTCTTCAG GCGAAGGATGCTCAACAGCTTGCATTAAAAAGAATGGCCACTGCTGACGAGGAAGCTATATCAAAG AGCGAATATCAAAGAGGAGTGAGCGCTTGGAATTTTGACGTCAGAGACTTGAAAACACAAGCATCTTTG CTAATTGATGACGATGATCTAGCAGAGAgtaaggaagatgaagaaatattCTGTACACAATTTAATAAG GTGAATGACAGAGAGCAAGTATTTGATAGGCTGCAACCATGTGAAAACATGAACGGAAAGGAAAAAGCTTCCAATACTGAGGTGGATGAACCATACTGCGAAGAGAAATTCACTTTCATTACAACTGCATCTTCTTTAGAACGAATGTCACCAAATTCAGAGCATGACATTCCCGAGGCCAAGGTTAAGCCAGTAAGACGCCAAAGCCAGAGTGGACCACTTACAAGCAGGACCGTATTAAGCCACTCGGCTTCAGAGAAAGGTCACATCTATGAAAG ATCCGAGAGTGAACAACAGACGGCACCAACAGTCCGAAGAGCACCTAGCTTTAGTGGTCCTTTAAATCTTCCAACCCGTGCTTCTGCAAACAGTTTGTCAGCTCCCAACAAATACTCAGGAG GATTCCGTGATTCTCTGGATGATAAGTCAAAGGCTAATCTGGTTCAGAAAGGACGATTCTCAGTAACATCAGGAAATGTAGATCTTGCAAAG GATGTTCCAACAAGTATAGTACCTCGTCGATCTCCACAG GCGTCCCCACTCAGAAAATCTGCAAGTGTGGGTAACTGGATGCTTGAGCCCAGAATG CCAACAGTTCAGCCTCAGACCATCAAGGAGTTAAGTAGCCATCCGACGTCTTCCACACTCATCATGCCTCAACTTCAACATCTATTTCAGCAAAACTCAATACAACAA GATCTTATTATGAATTTACTGAATAGTATACAACCCGCGGTGGCAACAGAAG GTTCTCATTCTGGAAAGTTACCACCTTTGCCTCGCTCAGACAGTAATGGAAAC GTTGAAACGGCGGCTTGTGAGAGGGAGAGGTTACTACTTAGCAGTATCTCTGACCTCCGTGCTAG GCTGGACGACTTAACAGAGGAACTCgatatagagaaaacaaaatacaaccAA CTGCAACAGAAACTGAAAGCATTCACGGGTCGCGAACAAGTGTAA
- the LOC104717875 gene encoding serine/threonine-protein kinase fray2 isoform X2, with protein MLGGGSTGGVGRGGSGSGKEQRGYSLNPKDYKLLEEVGHGASAVVYRAIYLPTNEVVAIKCLDLDRCNTNLDDIRRESQTMSLIDHPNVIKSFCSFSVDHSLWVVMQFMAQGSCLHLMKTAYSDGFEESAICCVLKETLKALDYLHKQGHIHRDVKAGNILLDDNGEIKLGDFGVSACLFDNGDRQRARNTFVGTPCWMAPEVLQQGNGYNSKADIWSFGITALELAHGHAPFSKYPPMKVLLMTIQNAPPGLDYDRDKKFSKSFKEMVAMCLVKDQTKRPTAEKLLKHSCFKHTKPPELSVKTLFSELPPLWSRVKSLQAKDAQQLALKRMATADEEAISKSEYQRGVSAWNFDVRDLKTQASLLIDDDDLAESKEDEEIFCTQFNKVNDREQVFDRLQPCENMNGKEKASNTEVDEPYCEEKFTFITTASSLERMSPNSEHDIPEAKVKPVRRQSQSGPLTSRTVLSHSASEKGHIYERSESEQQTAPTVRRAPSFSGPLNLPTRASANSLSAPNKYSGGFRDSLDDKSKANLVQKGRFSVTSGNVDLAKDVPTSIVPRRSPQASPLRKSASVGNWMLEPRMPTVQPQTIKELSSHPTSSTLIMPQLQHLFQQNSIQQDLIMNLLNSIQPAVATEGSHSGKLPPLPRSDSNGNVETAACERERLLLSSISDLRARLDDLTEELDIEKTKYNQLQQKLKAFTGREQV; from the exons ATGCTGGGAGGAGGTAGTACCGGTGGTGTTGGTCGTGGGGGTAGTGGTAGTGGGAAGGAGCAGAGAGGTTACTCTTTGAATCCTAAAGACTATAAGTTATTGGAAGAAGTTGGACATGGAGCTAGCGCTGTTGTTTATCGAGCGATCTATCTCCCTACTAATGAAGTCGTCGCTATTAAGTGTTTGGATCTCGATCGATGCAATACCAATCTG gatGATATAAGGAGGGAATCTCAGACGATGAGTTTGATAGACCATCCCAACGTTATAAAGTCTTTTTGTTCATTTTCTGTCGACCACAGTCTTTGGGTCGTTATGCAGTTCATGGCACAGGGTTCCTGTTTGCATCTTATGAAGACTGCCTATTCTGACGGTTTTGAAGAGTCTGCTATATGTTGTGTACTCAAAGAAACTCTTAAAGCTCTTGATTATCTTCATAAACAAGGCCACATCCATCGTGATGTTAAG GCTGGTAACATACTTCTTGATGACAATGGGGAGATTAAGCTTGGCGATTTTGGCGTTTCTGCTTGCTTGTTTGATAACGGTGATAGGCAGCGTGCAAGGAACACATTTGTTGGTACTCCTTGCTG GATGGCACCAGAAGTCTTGCAGCAGGGAAATGGATACAATTCCAA GGCTGATATCTGGTCATTTGGTATAACAGCGCTTGAATTGGCCCATGGTCATGCACCATTCTCAAAATATCCCCCCATGAAG GTGCTCCTAATGACTATTCAAAACGCACCTCCTGGCCTTGATTATGATCGTGATAAGAAATTTTCCAAG TCCTTTAAAGAAATGGTTGCAATGTGTTTGGtgaaagatcaaacaaaaaggCCAACTGCTGAAAAATTGCTAAAGCACTCCTGTTTCAAACACACGAAGCCTCCAGAGCTTTCTGTGAAAACGCTATTTTCCGAATTACCACCTCTTTGGTCACGTGTAAAATCTCTTCAG GCGAAGGATGCTCAACAGCTTGCATTAAAAAGAATGGCCACTGCTGACGAGGAAGCTATATCAAAG AGCGAATATCAAAGAGGAGTGAGCGCTTGGAATTTTGACGTCAGAGACTTGAAAACACAAGCATCTTTG CTAATTGATGACGATGATCTAGCAGAGAgtaaggaagatgaagaaatattCTGTACACAATTTAATAAG GTGAATGACAGAGAGCAAGTATTTGATAGGCTGCAACCATGTGAAAACATGAACGGAAAGGAAAAAGCTTCCAATACTGAGGTGGATGAACCATACTGCGAAGAGAAATTCACTTTCATTACAACTGCATCTTCTTTAGAACGAATGTCACCAAATTCAGAGCATGACATTCCCGAGGCCAAGGTTAAGCCAGTAAGACGCCAAAGCCAGAGTGGACCACTTACAAGCAGGACCGTATTAAGCCACTCGGCTTCAGAGAAAGGTCACATCTATGAAAG ATCCGAGAGTGAACAACAGACGGCACCAACAGTCCGAAGAGCACCTAGCTTTAGTGGTCCTTTAAATCTTCCAACCCGTGCTTCTGCAAACAGTTTGTCAGCTCCCAACAAATACTCAGGAG GATTCCGTGATTCTCTGGATGATAAGTCAAAGGCTAATCTGGTTCAGAAAGGACGATTCTCAGTAACATCAGGAAATGTAGATCTTGCAAAG GATGTTCCAACAAGTATAGTACCTCGTCGATCTCCACAG GCGTCCCCACTCAGAAAATCTGCAAGTGTGGGTAACTGGATGCTTGAGCCCAGAATG CCAACAGTTCAGCCTCAGACCATCAAGGAGTTAAGTAGCCATCCGACGTCTTCCACACTCATCATGCCTCAACTTCAACATCTATTTCAGCAAAACTCAATACAACAA GATCTTATTATGAATTTACTGAATAGTATACAACCCGCGGTGGCAACAGAAG GTTCTCATTCTGGAAAGTTACCACCTTTGCCTCGCTCAGACAGTAATGGAAAC GTTGAAACGGCGGCTTGTGAGAGGGAGAGGTTACTACTTAGCAGTATCTCTGACCTCCGTGCTAG GCTGGACGACTTAACAGAGGAACTCgatatagagaaaacaaaatacaaccAA CTGCAACAGAAACTGAAAGCATTCACGGGTCGCGAACAAGTGTAA